A genomic stretch from Hoplias malabaricus isolate fHopMal1 chromosome 4, fHopMal1.hap1, whole genome shotgun sequence includes:
- the idh3a gene encoding isocitrate dehydrogenase [NAD] subunit alpha, mitochondrial isoform X1 has protein sequence MAGNAWRSTVSRVMGAVKSQTQPRTFSRGMQTVTMIPGDGIGPEISTAVMKIFEAAKVPIQWEERNVTAIKGPGGKWMIPPEAKESMDKSKIGLKGPLKTPIAAGHPSMNLLLRKTFDLYANVRPCVSIEGYKTPYTDVDLVTIRENTEGEYSGIEHVIVDGVVQSIKLITEQASHRIAEYAFEYARNNQRSSVTAVHKANIMRMSDGLFLRKCREVAENYKDVKFTEMYLDTVCLNMVQDPSHFDVLVMPNLYGDILSDLCAGLIGGLGVTPSGNIGANGVAIFESVHGTAPDIAGKDLANPTALLLSAVMMLRHMGLHGHAKKIEAACFDTIRDKKVLTKDLGGNSKCSEFTGDICRRVQDMD, from the exons atGGCTGGTAACGCGTGGAGGTCAACG GTTTCCCGTGTCATGGGAGCTGTAAAAAGCCAAACACAGCCTAGAACATTTTCCAGAGga ATGCAAACTGTAACAATGATTCCAGGGGATGGAATAGGCCCTGAGATCTCCACAGCTGTAATGAAGATATTTGAGGCTGCTAAA GTCCCCATTCAGTGGGAGGAAAGAAATGTTACAGCCATCAAAGGACCCGGAGGCAAGTGGATGATCCCTCCTGAAGCCAAAGAATCAATGGACAAAAGCAAAATAGGATTAAAAG GACCTCTGAAAACTCCTATTGCTGCTGGCCATCCCTCCATGAACCTGCTGCTCAGGAAGACTTTTGACCTGTATGCCAATGTGCGTCCATGTGTGTCTATTGAGGGCTATAAGACTCCTTACACTGATGTGGATTTAGTTACCATCAGAGAAAACACTGAGGGAGAGTACAGTGGAATCGAACACGTG ATTGTTGATGGGGTTGTACAAAGTATAAAGCTGATCACAGAACAAGCCAGTCATCGCATTGCAGAGTATGCTTTTGAGTATGCCAGAAATAACCAAAGAAGTAGTGTAACAGCTGTTCACAAGGCCAACATCAT GCGGATGTCTGATGGCCTGTTCCTAAGAAAATGCAGAGAGGTAGCTGAGAATTACAAGGATGTGAAATTCACTGAGATGTACCTGGATACAGTGTGTCTGAAT ATGGTGCAGGATCCAAGTCATTTTGATGTTCTAGTCATGCCCAACCTTTATGGTGACATTTTGAG TGATCTTTGTGCTGGGTTGATTGGTGGACTTGGTGTGACTCCTAGTGGTAACATTGGAGCCAATGGTGTTGCCATATTTGAATCA GTACATGGAACTGCACCTGATATTGCTGGCAAAGACCTAGCCAACCCCACTGCCCTGCTGTTGAGTGCTGTTATGATGCTGAGACACATGGGACTGCATGGACATGCCAAAAAGATCGAGGCTGCCTGCTTTGACACGATCAGAGATAAAAAG GTTTTGACCAAAGATCTTGGTGGAAATTCTAAGTGTTCAGAGTTCACAGGGGACATCTGCCGAAGAGTACAGGACATGGACTGA
- the acsbg1 gene encoding long-chain-fatty-acid--CoA ligase ACSBG1 isoform X2, with the protein MLAGASLAPAQSLWTTEASGSVQLRIDELCPQETITVHQMFLNSVQKYGSLPALASKRKGKWEKITFSEYYSCCRMAAKSFLKLGLERFHSVAILGFNSAEWFISAVGTVFAGGLTTGIYTTNSPEACLYVANDSRANIIVVENQKQLDKILQIKDDLPHLKAIVLYSGSLQTKLPNLYSWEEFMGLGVDIPDKTLDDVISSQKANQCCVLIYTSGTTGKPKGVMLSHDNITWTAHLASRAGDMQPAEYSQETIVSYLPLSHIAAQIYDLWTGIQWGELVYFAQPDALKGSLVGTLKEAMPSSHMGVPRVWEKIMEKVKQEVSCCAYVKRKLVTWAMSVTLEANQKYKNDEEKSFLFTLANSLVLEKLHAELGFSFCRKFFSGAAPIGNDTIQFFLGLDIRLCEVYGMSESSGPHFMSGPKTYKLASCGKVVPGCRYKLANVDADGNGEVCLWGRNIFMGYLNMKDKTAEAFDEDGWLQSGDLGKADDEGFLYITGRIKELIITAGGENVPPLLIEDAVKKELPIISNAMLIGDKKKFLSMLITLKCVTSAETMEPTDDLSFEAVEYCQKLGSHATKVSDIIGGKDKLVNHAIQEGISRVNAKATSNAQRIQKWTILGKDFSVSGGELGPTMKLRRPVVLKIYNEKVETFYRE; encoded by the exons ATGTTGGCAGGTGCATCTCTAGCCCCTGCTCAGTCACTCTGGACCACAGAGGCAAGCGGATCAGTACAGCTTAGAATCGACGAGCTTTGTCCACAGGAGACCATCACAGTGCATCAAATGTTCTTGAACTCCGTTCAGAAATATGGGAGTTTGCCAGCTTTAGCATCCAAGAGAAAAGGCAAATGGGAAAAGATCACATTCTCTGAGTACTACAGTTGCTGTCGGATGGCTGCCAAAAGCTTTCTGAAG CTGGGCCTAGAACGTTTCCATAGTGTGGCCATTTTGGGCTTCAATTCAGCAGAGTGGTTTATTTCTGCTGTAGGAACTGTCTTTGCAGG GGGGTTGACAACAGGAATTTATACCACAAACTCACCAGAAGCCTGTCTTTATGTGGCTAATGACTCGAGAGCAAATATCATTGTTGTGGAAAACCAAAAGCAGTTAGATAAAATTTTGCAG ATTAAAGATGATCTGCCACATTTGAAAGCCATTGTTCTGTATTCCGGAAGCTTACAGACGAAACTGCCCAATCTCTATTCT TGGGAGGAGTTTATGGGGCTTGGCGTGGACATTCCTGACAAAACTCTTGATGATGTCATCAGCAGCCAAAAAGCCAACCAATGCTGTGTACTTATCTATACATCTGGAACCACCGGCAAGCCAAAAGGAGTTATGCTTAGCCATGACAAT ATCACATGGACTGCCCATCTTGCGAGCAGGGCTGGAGACATGCAGCCTGCTGAATATTCACAAGAAACAATCGTGAGCTACTTGCCACTCAGCCATATTGCTGCTCAAATCTATGATCTGTGGACAGGGATCCAATGGGGGGAACTAGTCTATTTTGCCCAGCCTGATGCCTTGAAG GGCAGCTTGGTTGGCACTCTCAAAGAGGCTATGCCTTCATCTCATATGGGAGTTCCTCGTGTTTGGGAAAAGATCATGGAGAAGGTAAAGCAAGAAGTCTCATGCTGTGCATATGTGAAAAGGAAACTTGTGACCTGGGCCATGTCTGTTACTCTGGAGGCTAATCAAAAGTACAAAAA TGATGAGGAGAAGTCGTTTCTCTTCACCCTGGCAAATTCTCTGGTCCTAGAGAAACTTCATGCTGAACTGGGCTTCTCCTTCTGTCGGAAGTTCTTTTCTGGGGCAGCTCCTATTGGAAACGATACAATCCAGTTCTTCCTTGGCCTCGACATTCGGTTATGTGAGGTCTATGGGATGAGTGAGAGCAGTGGACCTCACTTTATGtctggtccaaaaacatacaaactGGCAAG CTGTGGCAAAGTGGTTCCTGGCTGCAGGTATAAACTAGCCAACGTAGATGCCGATGGCAATGGGGAGGTGTGCCTTTGGGGCCGTAACATCTTCATGGGCTATCTCAACATGAAGGACAAAACTGCAGAAGCCTTTGATGAGGATGGCTGGCTACAGTCTGGAGACTTGGGGAAAGCAGATGATGAAGGATTCCTTTACATTACGGGAAGAATAAAGG AATTAATAATTACTGCTGGTGGAGAGAATGTCCCACCACTTCTCATAGAGGATGCTGTGAAAAAGGAACTTCCTATTATCAGCAATGCCATGCTGATAGGCGACAAGAAGAAGTTTTTGTCCATGCTGATCACATTAAAG TGTGTTACCAGTGCAGAAACCATGGAGCCCACTGATGATCTTAGCTTCGAAGCTGTGGAATACTGTCAAAAGCTTGGTAGTCATGCAACAAAGGTTTCAGACATAATTGGAGGAAAAGACAAGCTGGTGAACCACGCCATTCAGGAGGGCATTAGCCGGGTCAATGCTAAGGCCACCTCAAATGCCCAGCGTATTCAGAAATGGACCATCTTAGGGAAAGATTTTTCAGTCTCTGGAGGAGAGCTTG GTCCAACAATGAAACTGCGACGCCCAGTTGTTCTAAAGATATATAATGAAAAAGTAGAAACTTTCTACAGAGAATGA
- the acsbg1 gene encoding long-chain-fatty-acid--CoA ligase ACSBG1 isoform X1, with protein sequence MSNNGISQQTAYSTGQHSSEEKGQNSLPPELMTDFRKEEQHIKSNGASEKKKFVEDMLAGASLAPAQSLWTTEASGSVQLRIDELCPQETITVHQMFLNSVQKYGSLPALASKRKGKWEKITFSEYYSCCRMAAKSFLKLGLERFHSVAILGFNSAEWFISAVGTVFAGGLTTGIYTTNSPEACLYVANDSRANIIVVENQKQLDKILQIKDDLPHLKAIVLYSGSLQTKLPNLYSWEEFMGLGVDIPDKTLDDVISSQKANQCCVLIYTSGTTGKPKGVMLSHDNITWTAHLASRAGDMQPAEYSQETIVSYLPLSHIAAQIYDLWTGIQWGELVYFAQPDALKGSLVGTLKEAMPSSHMGVPRVWEKIMEKVKQEVSCCAYVKRKLVTWAMSVTLEANQKYKNDEEKSFLFTLANSLVLEKLHAELGFSFCRKFFSGAAPIGNDTIQFFLGLDIRLCEVYGMSESSGPHFMSGPKTYKLASCGKVVPGCRYKLANVDADGNGEVCLWGRNIFMGYLNMKDKTAEAFDEDGWLQSGDLGKADDEGFLYITGRIKELIITAGGENVPPLLIEDAVKKELPIISNAMLIGDKKKFLSMLITLKCVTSAETMEPTDDLSFEAVEYCQKLGSHATKVSDIIGGKDKLVNHAIQEGISRVNAKATSNAQRIQKWTILGKDFSVSGGELGPTMKLRRPVVLKIYNEKVETFYRE encoded by the exons ATGAGCAACAATGGAATATCCCAACAGACAGCTTACagtacagggcaacacagttcTGAAGAAAAAGGTCAAAACAG CTTGCCTCCTGAGCTCATGACAGACTTCAGAAAAGAAGAACAACACATTAAGAGTAATGGAGCAT cagaaaaaaaaaagtttgttgaAGATATGTTGGCAGGTGCATCTCTAGCCCCTGCTCAGTCACTCTGGACCACAGAGGCAAGCGGATCAGTACAGCTTAGAATCGACGAGCTTTGTCCACAGGAGACCATCACAGTGCATCAAATGTTCTTGAACTCCGTTCAGAAATATGGGAGTTTGCCAGCTTTAGCATCCAAGAGAAAAGGCAAATGGGAAAAGATCACATTCTCTGAGTACTACAGTTGCTGTCGGATGGCTGCCAAAAGCTTTCTGAAG CTGGGCCTAGAACGTTTCCATAGTGTGGCCATTTTGGGCTTCAATTCAGCAGAGTGGTTTATTTCTGCTGTAGGAACTGTCTTTGCAGG GGGGTTGACAACAGGAATTTATACCACAAACTCACCAGAAGCCTGTCTTTATGTGGCTAATGACTCGAGAGCAAATATCATTGTTGTGGAAAACCAAAAGCAGTTAGATAAAATTTTGCAG ATTAAAGATGATCTGCCACATTTGAAAGCCATTGTTCTGTATTCCGGAAGCTTACAGACGAAACTGCCCAATCTCTATTCT TGGGAGGAGTTTATGGGGCTTGGCGTGGACATTCCTGACAAAACTCTTGATGATGTCATCAGCAGCCAAAAAGCCAACCAATGCTGTGTACTTATCTATACATCTGGAACCACCGGCAAGCCAAAAGGAGTTATGCTTAGCCATGACAAT ATCACATGGACTGCCCATCTTGCGAGCAGGGCTGGAGACATGCAGCCTGCTGAATATTCACAAGAAACAATCGTGAGCTACTTGCCACTCAGCCATATTGCTGCTCAAATCTATGATCTGTGGACAGGGATCCAATGGGGGGAACTAGTCTATTTTGCCCAGCCTGATGCCTTGAAG GGCAGCTTGGTTGGCACTCTCAAAGAGGCTATGCCTTCATCTCATATGGGAGTTCCTCGTGTTTGGGAAAAGATCATGGAGAAGGTAAAGCAAGAAGTCTCATGCTGTGCATATGTGAAAAGGAAACTTGTGACCTGGGCCATGTCTGTTACTCTGGAGGCTAATCAAAAGTACAAAAA TGATGAGGAGAAGTCGTTTCTCTTCACCCTGGCAAATTCTCTGGTCCTAGAGAAACTTCATGCTGAACTGGGCTTCTCCTTCTGTCGGAAGTTCTTTTCTGGGGCAGCTCCTATTGGAAACGATACAATCCAGTTCTTCCTTGGCCTCGACATTCGGTTATGTGAGGTCTATGGGATGAGTGAGAGCAGTGGACCTCACTTTATGtctggtccaaaaacatacaaactGGCAAG CTGTGGCAAAGTGGTTCCTGGCTGCAGGTATAAACTAGCCAACGTAGATGCCGATGGCAATGGGGAGGTGTGCCTTTGGGGCCGTAACATCTTCATGGGCTATCTCAACATGAAGGACAAAACTGCAGAAGCCTTTGATGAGGATGGCTGGCTACAGTCTGGAGACTTGGGGAAAGCAGATGATGAAGGATTCCTTTACATTACGGGAAGAATAAAGG AATTAATAATTACTGCTGGTGGAGAGAATGTCCCACCACTTCTCATAGAGGATGCTGTGAAAAAGGAACTTCCTATTATCAGCAATGCCATGCTGATAGGCGACAAGAAGAAGTTTTTGTCCATGCTGATCACATTAAAG TGTGTTACCAGTGCAGAAACCATGGAGCCCACTGATGATCTTAGCTTCGAAGCTGTGGAATACTGTCAAAAGCTTGGTAGTCATGCAACAAAGGTTTCAGACATAATTGGAGGAAAAGACAAGCTGGTGAACCACGCCATTCAGGAGGGCATTAGCCGGGTCAATGCTAAGGCCACCTCAAATGCCCAGCGTATTCAGAAATGGACCATCTTAGGGAAAGATTTTTCAGTCTCTGGAGGAGAGCTTG GTCCAACAATGAAACTGCGACGCCCAGTTGTTCTAAAGATATATAATGAAAAAGTAGAAACTTTCTACAGAGAATGA
- the idh3a gene encoding isocitrate dehydrogenase [NAD] subunit alpha, mitochondrial isoform X2, protein MGAVKSQTQPRTFSRGMQTVTMIPGDGIGPEISTAVMKIFEAAKVPIQWEERNVTAIKGPGGKWMIPPEAKESMDKSKIGLKGPLKTPIAAGHPSMNLLLRKTFDLYANVRPCVSIEGYKTPYTDVDLVTIRENTEGEYSGIEHVIVDGVVQSIKLITEQASHRIAEYAFEYARNNQRSSVTAVHKANIMRMSDGLFLRKCREVAENYKDVKFTEMYLDTVCLNMVQDPSHFDVLVMPNLYGDILSDLCAGLIGGLGVTPSGNIGANGVAIFESVHGTAPDIAGKDLANPTALLLSAVMMLRHMGLHGHAKKIEAACFDTIRDKKVLTKDLGGNSKCSEFTGDICRRVQDMD, encoded by the exons ATGGGAGCTGTAAAAAGCCAAACACAGCCTAGAACATTTTCCAGAGga ATGCAAACTGTAACAATGATTCCAGGGGATGGAATAGGCCCTGAGATCTCCACAGCTGTAATGAAGATATTTGAGGCTGCTAAA GTCCCCATTCAGTGGGAGGAAAGAAATGTTACAGCCATCAAAGGACCCGGAGGCAAGTGGATGATCCCTCCTGAAGCCAAAGAATCAATGGACAAAAGCAAAATAGGATTAAAAG GACCTCTGAAAACTCCTATTGCTGCTGGCCATCCCTCCATGAACCTGCTGCTCAGGAAGACTTTTGACCTGTATGCCAATGTGCGTCCATGTGTGTCTATTGAGGGCTATAAGACTCCTTACACTGATGTGGATTTAGTTACCATCAGAGAAAACACTGAGGGAGAGTACAGTGGAATCGAACACGTG ATTGTTGATGGGGTTGTACAAAGTATAAAGCTGATCACAGAACAAGCCAGTCATCGCATTGCAGAGTATGCTTTTGAGTATGCCAGAAATAACCAAAGAAGTAGTGTAACAGCTGTTCACAAGGCCAACATCAT GCGGATGTCTGATGGCCTGTTCCTAAGAAAATGCAGAGAGGTAGCTGAGAATTACAAGGATGTGAAATTCACTGAGATGTACCTGGATACAGTGTGTCTGAAT ATGGTGCAGGATCCAAGTCATTTTGATGTTCTAGTCATGCCCAACCTTTATGGTGACATTTTGAG TGATCTTTGTGCTGGGTTGATTGGTGGACTTGGTGTGACTCCTAGTGGTAACATTGGAGCCAATGGTGTTGCCATATTTGAATCA GTACATGGAACTGCACCTGATATTGCTGGCAAAGACCTAGCCAACCCCACTGCCCTGCTGTTGAGTGCTGTTATGATGCTGAGACACATGGGACTGCATGGACATGCCAAAAAGATCGAGGCTGCCTGCTTTGACACGATCAGAGATAAAAAG GTTTTGACCAAAGATCTTGGTGGAAATTCTAAGTGTTCAGAGTTCACAGGGGACATCTGCCGAAGAGTACAGGACATGGACTGA